The genomic segment CACGAGTTACAATCTAAAAAAATTCATCCTATTTGTTCTAGGTAAAGTATGTGATTTACTATTAATTAATCTTTTTGCTGCAAACTTGAGGAAATCATGTGGCATCAATTATTGTCATCATAATTTTGGCTACGGAATTCTTTATGTCCTTCCATCACTACAATGCTTTTAGTCAGAAGGAACACTACCACGTCTTAACAAATAACAACATCAGAGTCTCTACTGTgcttggaaagagaaagctcATGAATTAGAATTTTAGTTGAAAACCATTAATATTTGACGTAAATGGAAACAGCTTATGCAGCTCCATTTTTTGATAGTCACCTATTTCAAGTGTGCCATCATCTGTCAGCCTTGTGCACAAGCCAAAAGATAACTATGAAAAGTTTTGCAAAGACCTGCTAAATGTCACTCGGAGCAATCTAGGATTGAAATCATGAAATTCTCCACAAGATGCAGAAACTCTACAAACTTACAAATCAAGTCTAATAAAGGATTAATGCCAAAACACATCTTACAACTGACATTGAACATTTATTATATGCATAAAATTATGAAATATTTACAAGGAAATGGATAAACATGAATGCAGGTATATTACAGAAATAAAAGTTTTTGGACAAACAAAAACCATGGAAGCAACTGAATGGAGCATTGCATTAGGATCTTACGGTCGGTAGCCAGAGCAATGGTGACTAGAGGTCCATGTTGGCTGCCAAAATAATCAAGCAAAACCTACACTGGGTTAGGGGGGAGGGCCTGCCTTGTGATGATTGAGAGTTCATCTTTAACTGGTAGTGGTGGGAGAAAGTTTGTAATTGCTTTGGGTCCACGGAACTGAATCGCTGCACGATCATAAGCTATTGCAGCTTTTTCTGCTGTATCATAAGTGCCAAGCCACACCTGTTTTTGTTTAATAGGATCTTTTATCTCAGCTACCCAGCTGCCCCAACACCGCTGACGCACACCACGAAACTTCTTGCGCTGGCTCTCATCTTTAGACTTCACTTTTTCTGTGCCTTTGCTTTTTCTCTTGTTCCCCGCCACATTTCTATTACTAGGTTTCTCTTTTACAATCCCATCATTGTTGCTATTTTCTTCAAAAAGGAGGTGCTTGAATATGATCTTGTTGATGTGCTTTTTGACCCTACGGCAATGACTGGTGCTGCCCTCTTCATCACTGGAAGAATCAGTGCAGTGGGGATCAGTTACTAAGATCCTGACAACTTTAGGATAAGCATTCACATCGGATGGGGatatgaattttgtggtttgtGTCAGGCGTTCACTGTACTTGACTTTCTCAGTGTTTGACATCTTCTTATGTTGGGATTGAAGGTCTGGTGAAATTGTAGTTTTCTAATCGAGaatgaagaaaaagggaataaaaaattttgcaaaGTCATAAAGGGACTTCATATCTGGTATGTTGTATGAAGAGCATTCCACAAAATAGAGAACTCACCTTGATCATATGTTAAGATGATTAACTCCTGAATCTGTATGAGTTAATTCAAATAAATATCAGATATGTCATGTTCATGCTAAAATTAACTGTGTAACTTTTATGTGAACTAAACAAGCAGCAAATAACATGCAATGATATGTTACTTAGCATAtgtattaaaattttttggatCCAATTCAAGAATCAACAACCTACCATATCAAAACTAGTTGCCATCATAACTTTCATACCACTTCCTCTAAAACTTAAGAAGAGAGAAagcaagaaaagcaaaagatCAATGATTTAGTACTTGGACAAAATGAAGTTGATCAAATTCTTCTATTGTAAAAATGCACATACTTGATGGACATAGACTATAAAGCTCCTGAAAAGGTTTAACAAATTAAGCAGTCAAACAACACAGTTCCAAAAACAATTTAGCTAGTTGAGACTAGAGACAAATCAATACAGCTGAGTGTAAGGACATTAAAAGTCTAGACATTCAGTAGTCCAGGTTTAACATGGATTAAAAAATCTCCAGAGACTGCAAAGAAATCAAGACATTTGAAGTAGAACAATGTTTCAAAATTATGCAAATTCATAAACTAATATGCTTGcctttttttcttcaattacaTCCCAAGGAAAATTCGCTTGAATCCCCAAGAAAAGGTGAGAACTTCCTTAATTTCAAAAATCCTTACACTACTCTCACAGACAATTTAATCATTGTCAACTACTCAAACGAATTGTAGGCATCACAGAACAGTGATATATTTATAAGCAAAAGAACCTTATCACTATGGCATCACTCTATCCTCTGATAGCAATACTTCTCTCTATTACCTAGACTATCTAGAAAAGCACATCCAGTATCTACTCAAAATGTGAGAAAATGATAGGAAAAGGACAATGGAAAGAGTAAAGATTCGAAACGTAAAATAGTGGTTTGAATGCAGCTGGCAAAAGAATAAACTACAGCACACGTGGAAAATTTTAGACAGGTGGAGATCAACATGCAAAAGTTTTATCTAATTGACAGCAATGAGAGAATAAATGACAAATTTTTACTTCaccaaaattttgttaaattgaATTGGAGCTAAGGCCTTAAGCAAAAGAATAATGAGGATACCACCTTTGGCTATTATTttatggatgatactaatatcacaATGATTAGCTTTCCTGAAGTGCATATTATGAATTAGTTTCCTTATTAATAAACAAAACCATTCCCATTGCAATAGGAGATAAT from the Coffea arabica cultivar ET-39 chromosome 11e, Coffea Arabica ET-39 HiFi, whole genome shotgun sequence genome contains:
- the LOC140021150 gene encoding pathogenesis-related genes transcriptional activator PTI6-like, whose amino-acid sequence is MSNTEKVKYSERLTQTTKFISPSDVNAYPKVVRILVTDPHCTDSSSDEEGSTSHCRRVKKHINKIIFKHLLFEENSNNDGIVKEKPSNRNVAGNKRKSKGTEKVKSKDESQRKKFRGVRQRCWGSWVAEIKDPIKQKQVWLGTYDTAEKAAIAYDRAAIQFRGPKAITNFLPPLPVKDELSIITRQALPPNPV